In Mauremys reevesii isolate NIE-2019 unplaced genomic scaffold, ASM1616193v1 Contig8, whole genome shotgun sequence, one genomic interval encodes:
- the LOC120394829 gene encoding zinc finger protein 239-like isoform X1, translated as MERGAEPGVPGPRGAEETPRDARTAGEGLVSETEENPEQDSPEPAELPGTFPGRSQSPQRGAACERQDDNATAERLGESAPYGVDFTGPHGTVAQPRASPGDRLFTCPECGKGFGQSAHLIRHQTVHTGERPYKCPECGKGFSQSSDLTTHRRVHTGEEPYACAECGKRFAQSSNLIRHQRTHTAETPYRCPDCGKRFRRSSHLVMHQRTHTGERPYRCPDCGKRFSHSSHLHRHQRIHTGERPYKCPDCGKSFGVKSTLVTHRRVHTAERPYACADCGRAFAQSSTLNRHRRTHAAERPYRCPDCGKSFIQSSNLVTHLILHTGERPFHCPRCQKTFSQSSNLSRHQRTHAGRRARPCPECGESVPRGAGLSAHQRRHAGQETPSPPC; from the exons ATGGAGcgaggggcagagccgggggtccCGGGTCCCCGGGGCGCTGAGGAGACCCCGAGAGACGCCCGCACAG cagGCGAGGGGCTGGTGAGCGAGACCGAGGAGAATCCCGAACAGGACAGTCCGGAGCCAGCAGAACTGCCTGGGACGTTCCCGGGACGTTCCCAGAGTCCTCAGCGGGGAGCGGCCTGCGAGCGGCAGGATGACAATGCCACGGCGGAGAGACTGGGTGAGTCCGCGCCGTACGGGGTGGATTTCACAGGCCCCCACGGGACcgtggcccagcccagagcctccccgGGAGACAGACTGTTCACCTGCCCCGAGTGCGGGAAGGGCTTCGGGCAGAGCGCCCACCTCATCCGGCACCAGACCGtgcacaccggggagcggccctacAAGTGCCCCGAGTGCGGGAAGGGCTTCAGCCAGAGCTCGGACCTCACCACACACCGGCGCGTCCACACGGGCGAGGAGCCCTACGCCTGCGCCGAGTGCGGCAAGCGCTTCGCCCAGAGCTCCAACCTGATCCggcaccagcgcacccacacaGCCGAGACCCCCTACCGCTGCCCCGACTGCGGCAAGCGCTTCCGCCGCAGCTCCCACCTGGTCAtgcaccagcgcacccacaccggggagcggccctacCGCTGCCCCGACTGCGGCAAGCGCTTCAGCCACAGCTCCCACCTGCACCggcaccagcgcatccacacgggcgagcgccCCTACAAGTGCCCCGACTGCGGCAAGAGCTTCGGCGTCAAGTCCACCCTGGTGACGCACCGGCGGGTGCACACGGCCGAGCGGCCCTACGCCTGCGCCGACTGCGGCCGGGCCTTCGCCCAGAGCTCCACCCTCAACCGGCACCGGCGCACGCACGCGGCCGAGCGCCCCTACCGCTGCCCCGACTGCGGCAAGAGCTTCATCCAGAGCTCCAACCTGGTCACCCACCTGATCCTGCACACGGGCGAGCGCCCCTTCCACTGCCCCCGCTGCCAGAAAACCTTCAGCCAGAGCTCCAACCTCAGCCGCCACCAGCGGACCCACGCGGGGCGCCGGGCCCGCCCGTGCCCCGAGTGCGGGGAGAGCGTCCCGCGCGGCGCCGGCCTGTCCGCTCACCAGAGACGCCACGCGGGGCAGGAGACGCCCTCCCCGCCCTGCTAG
- the LOC120394829 gene encoding zinc finger protein 239-like isoform X2, translating to MERGAEPGVPGPRGAEETPRDARTGEGLVSETEENPEQDSPEPAELPGTFPGRSQSPQRGAACERQDDNATAERLGESAPYGVDFTGPHGTVAQPRASPGDRLFTCPECGKGFGQSAHLIRHQTVHTGERPYKCPECGKGFSQSSDLTTHRRVHTGEEPYACAECGKRFAQSSNLIRHQRTHTAETPYRCPDCGKRFRRSSHLVMHQRTHTGERPYRCPDCGKRFSHSSHLHRHQRIHTGERPYKCPDCGKSFGVKSTLVTHRRVHTAERPYACADCGRAFAQSSTLNRHRRTHAAERPYRCPDCGKSFIQSSNLVTHLILHTGERPFHCPRCQKTFSQSSNLSRHQRTHAGRRARPCPECGESVPRGAGLSAHQRRHAGQETPSPPC from the exons ATGGAGcgaggggcagagccgggggtccCGGGTCCCCGGGGCGCTGAGGAGACCCCGAGAGACGCCCGCACAG GCGAGGGGCTGGTGAGCGAGACCGAGGAGAATCCCGAACAGGACAGTCCGGAGCCAGCAGAACTGCCTGGGACGTTCCCGGGACGTTCCCAGAGTCCTCAGCGGGGAGCGGCCTGCGAGCGGCAGGATGACAATGCCACGGCGGAGAGACTGGGTGAGTCCGCGCCGTACGGGGTGGATTTCACAGGCCCCCACGGGACcgtggcccagcccagagcctccccgGGAGACAGACTGTTCACCTGCCCCGAGTGCGGGAAGGGCTTCGGGCAGAGCGCCCACCTCATCCGGCACCAGACCGtgcacaccggggagcggccctacAAGTGCCCCGAGTGCGGGAAGGGCTTCAGCCAGAGCTCGGACCTCACCACACACCGGCGCGTCCACACGGGCGAGGAGCCCTACGCCTGCGCCGAGTGCGGCAAGCGCTTCGCCCAGAGCTCCAACCTGATCCggcaccagcgcacccacacaGCCGAGACCCCCTACCGCTGCCCCGACTGCGGCAAGCGCTTCCGCCGCAGCTCCCACCTGGTCAtgcaccagcgcacccacaccggggagcggccctacCGCTGCCCCGACTGCGGCAAGCGCTTCAGCCACAGCTCCCACCTGCACCggcaccagcgcatccacacgggcgagcgccCCTACAAGTGCCCCGACTGCGGCAAGAGCTTCGGCGTCAAGTCCACCCTGGTGACGCACCGGCGGGTGCACACGGCCGAGCGGCCCTACGCCTGCGCCGACTGCGGCCGGGCCTTCGCCCAGAGCTCCACCCTCAACCGGCACCGGCGCACGCACGCGGCCGAGCGCCCCTACCGCTGCCCCGACTGCGGCAAGAGCTTCATCCAGAGCTCCAACCTGGTCACCCACCTGATCCTGCACACGGGCGAGCGCCCCTTCCACTGCCCCCGCTGCCAGAAAACCTTCAGCCAGAGCTCCAACCTCAGCCGCCACCAGCGGACCCACGCGGGGCGCCGGGCCCGCCCGTGCCCCGAGTGCGGGGAGAGCGTCCCGCGCGGCGCCGGCCTGTCCGCTCACCAGAGACGCCACGCGGGGCAGGAGACGCCCTCCCCGCCCTGCTAG
- the LOC120394820 gene encoding zinc finger protein 436-like produces the protein MTIPIRSPTWGERPYTLNPAGDGRRARARGGDPQKEGLERAEPCGMVLGQSQGNAAGSPEGQHSADRLHRCQGCGRSFHQSTQLTRHQAGHTGERPPKSPDCGNGFALGSDMTRPASCVHTGERPHCCSECRKGFSRSSQLVEHRRTHTAERPFHCPVCRKSLGQVSAPLGSVAVGPRLA, from the exons ATGAC GATCCCCATCCGATCGCCCACCTGGGGGGAGAGACCCTACACGCTGAATCCTGCAGGGGACGGCCGGCGAGCGAGAGCGAGGGGGGGGGATCCCCAGAAGGAGGGTCTGGAGCGAGCGGAACCATGTGGGATGGTGCTGGGACAATCCCAGGGGAACGCGGCTGGGAGCCCCGAGGGTCAGCACAGCGCAGACAGGCTGCACCGGTgccaggggtgtgggaggagcttcCATCAGAGCACCCAGCTTACCAGACACCAGGCCGGCCAcacgggggagagaccccccaaATCCCCCGACTGCGGGAACGGCTTCGCCCTGGGCTCAGACATGACCAGACCAGCGTCG TGCGTCCACACGGGCGAACGCCCCCACTGCTGCTCCGAGtgcaggaagggtttcagccgcaGCTCCCAGCTGGTCGAGCACCGCCGGACCCACACGGCCGAGCGCCCCTTCCACTGCCCCGTCTGCCGGAAAAGCTTGGGCCAGGTCTCAGCCCCGTTGGGGTCGGTGGCGGTGGGGCCCCGGCTGGCATGA